The uncultured Fusobacterium sp. genomic interval CTTTAAATCCATTTGGATATTGTTTTTCAACTTTTTTTAATATTACCTCTGCCATCTTATCACTCCATCATATTATTTTATTTTTAGTATTTTGAGTTTTATTTTAAATCGTTTATAACTAAAATAAATCAAAACATTTTATTATATGCCGGAATTATCGCACAATAATTTTTTGTTGTAAATCACTAATTTATGTTCTCATTTTTCTATCTATTTTTTTATATTAGTTTATATCTATTTTTTGTCTTCATTTCTTATGTTTATTTTTCTATTAGTATTTTTTATTAGATTTTGAGAATTAATTAAGTTATAACCAAAATTAATTTATACATTCATAAATATACATATTCTCTTTTTTTCTATAATAAATTTTTTTCAATTAATTAAAAAAAAATTATACTATTCTAATTTTTTAAAAATAGAAAATACTATTTTTTTAATACAGTAATATTATATTTTGAAATTTAATAATTGTTTTTTTTATATAAAAAACTTCTTTTTTAATTCAAAAAGATCTAAAAAAAGATATTTTATAAGTTTTTAAATTATATATTATATTTTTATTAAAAAATTTTTTTCTATAAATATTGATATTACTACTAACTTCACTTGTTTTTAATCATTCCTTTTTATAACTATTTTATAAATAAAAAAGAGAGATGCTACTCTCTCTTAAATTCATACTAAAATTATAATTTATTATACTTTTTATAAGCATTTGTATATTTAATTTTAAACCATTCTCTTAAACTTTTAGGCTCAATTATCTCTATCTCATCAAGAAAATAGGTAAAATAACGTTTTGCTTTCTCTTCAGAACACTGAAATTCATAAAAATTATTATTTTTAGATATAATTTCAGGTCTATTAATATTAAGAAGTTTTAAAATTTTTTCTCCTTCAGTTGTTAATATAGCTTTTATTTTCTTGTCCTGTGACAAAAAAGGATCAAAATTAAGAATAACTTTTTCCACAAACTCCATATTTTCCCATTCTTTTATCTCTCTGGTAATAAAAATTGTATCCATATTATGGATATGATAATTTTTATAGTCTTCTTCTAAAAAATCATAACAGAATAAATAATTTGCTAATTCCAATTTTGAACTTCCTATAAAAAATGGTAAAATTGTAACTTCTCTATTATCTTTAAAATGTATTTTTGTCTTTCTTCTTTCTTTTATTCCAATTTCTAACTTTTCAATAATAGTTTTAAAAATAAAAGTTTCTCTATTTTTTTTAGATTGATTAGCATATTTATATATTAATTTTCTAAAAAAATCTGCTTCAACTTGAATATTTTTTTCACATAAAAAATCATAATAATCTTTATAATTTTTTTTATTAAGATTAAATTGTATAATCTCCTTTTCTCCTTCAAAAGTTATATCTTCATTTAGTATCTCATCTCTCATGTTTTCAAATATATAATTTAAAAGGTAGTTTTTAGTAATCTTAAAAGTTTCATAATCACTTTCTAAAATTTTAACAATATTTTTGGGAAGAGTAACCCTTATTTTTTTCTCCACAATTAGCACCTTCTTTCTGTAATTTTATCATTTATTATTTTATCATATAAATTGCAAAAAGGTACATATTACTTTAAATATTTAACAATATATGGTATATTGAAAGGTAGATAACAATTTTTGTTTTACAAAGGAGTATAAATTTATGAAAAATTTTATCAAAAAATTAAAAAAAAAAATCCTATTAGGTAAAAAAATAGATTTTGAAGAAGCTAAAGAATTAATTGAAATAAAAATAGATGATAGTGAAAGTTTAAATGAACTATTTTCTTCGGCTAATGAGATACGTGAGAAATTCTGCGGAAATAGTTTTGATCTTTGTACAATTATCAACGCAAAGTCTGGAAAGTGTAGTGAAGATTGTAAATATTGTGCTCAGTCTAGCCACTTTAAAACAAATGCTAGTATATATCCCTTAGTTAGTGAGAATAAAGCTCTTGAAGAAGCTAAAAAGGTTGAAATTGAAGGAGCTCATAGATTCTCCCTTGTAACAAGTGGAAAAGGAGTTTTAAATAATAGTGATGAACTAAAAAAACTAGAAAATATTTATAAAAAATTAAAAAATGATACTACTCTTTCTCTTTGTGCATCTCATGGAATTTGTAGTAAAGAGGTATTATTAAAACTAAAGGAAGCAGGAGTAACAACTTATCACCACAATCTTGAAGCATGTAAAGATTTTTATCCTAATATATGTTCAACACATACTCATGAAGATAGAATCAATACTGTTCTAGCTGCTAAAGAAGTTGGCTTAAAAGTTTGTAGTGGTGGAATATTAGGACTTGGTGAAACACCTGTTGACAGAATTAAACTTGCTTTTGAATTAAGAGAACTAGATGTTGATTCTGTACCTATCAATATTTTAACTCCTATCCCTGGAACACCTCTTGAAAATTCTCAAGAGATAGAACCACTTGAACTAGTAAAAACTATGGCAGTATTTAGGTTTATTCTACCTAATAAAGCTTTAAGATATGCAGGTGGAAGAGTAAAACTTAAAGAATATCAAAGTCTAGGTATAAAAGCTGGTATAAACTCAGCTTTAACAGGAAATTTTTTAACTACAACTGGAAATACAATTGAAAGTGATAAAAAAATGATAAAAGGAGAGGGGTATGAAATTAAGTAAAGGTTACTTTGTAATAGGAACAGATACAGGAATTGGAAAAACTTATGTAAGTACTCTTTTATTTAAAGGAGTAAGTAAAATTGGAGGAACTTACTACAAACCAGTCCAAAGTGGTGCTTTTGAGATGTTAGGAGAATTAATATCACCAGATGTTGAATTTGTATGTGAATTTAATAAAATACCATATAATAATGAAATGACTACTTATCTTTTAAAAGCAGAGGTTTCTCCACATTTAGCTGCTGAAATTGATGGAATAGAAATAGATCCAGAGAAAATAAAAAGTGATTGGTTAGATTTAAAAGATAAATATAGTACTGTAATTGTAGAGGGAGCAGGAGGATTATATGTTCCTATAATAAGAAGCAAGTTTTATATGTATGACTTAATCAAAATGTTAGAGATACCTATAATTCTAGTGTCTAGCAATCGTGTAGGTTCTATTAACCATACAATGATGACTATAAATTGTCTTAAAAATTTAGGTATAAAAATCCAAGGAATTATTTTTAATAAAATAGAGAAAAATTATGATAGAACTGGATATGAAAATGACAATATCAAAATTATACAAGAAATGAGTGGAATTAAAAATATGATGCTCTTAGATTTTGAACAAGATCATTTTGATCAAGATGAATTAATTAGATTTTTAGAATTAAGAGAGGAAGAAAAGTAATGAAAGAATTAACAGAACTTCAACAAAAAGATTTACAATATATTTTTCATCCTTGTTCACAAATGAAAGATTATGAAAATCTTCCACCAATGGTAATAAAAAAAGCCAAAGGAATATACTTAGAAGATGAACTAGGGAATAAATATATGGATTGCGTTTCAAGCTGGTGGGTAAATTTATTTGGACACTGTAATGATAGAATAAACAAGGTTATTTGGGAGCAGATTAACAATCTTGAGCATGTGCTTTTTGTAAACTTTTCCCATGAACCAGCTATTGAGTTAGTTGAAAGATTGCATAAAGTTGTACCAAAAGGAATAGATAAATTTTTATTTGCTGACAATGGCTCATCAAGTATTGAAATGGCATTGAAATTAAGTTTTCAATATCACCAACAGACAGGAGCAAAAGAGAAGAAAAAGTTTATCTCTTTAGCTAATGCTTATCATGGAGAAACAATAGGAGCTTTAGGAGTAGGAGATGTTGATATCTTTACTTCTACATATAGACCTTTAATAAAAGAAGGAATAAAAGCCAAAGGACCAGATTGTTTCTACTGCCCTTTTAAGAAAAATTTTGATTGTTGTGAAGCTGAATGCTTTAATGATATGGAAAATATTATAGAAAATAATCATAAGGAAATAGCTGCTGTTATAATTGAACCTATGGTACAAGGGGCAGCAGGAATGAAAATATACTCTTCTAAATATATAAAAAAATTAAGAGAGATTACACAAAAGTATAATATCCATCTTATAGCTGATGAAATTGCTATGGGATTTGGAAGAACTGGAAAGATGTTTGCTATGGAACATGCTGAAGTTAGTCCAGATATAATGTGTATGGCAAAAGGACTTTCAGCAGGTTACTACCCTATGTCAATTATTGGTATAACTAATGAGATCTATGATGCTTTCTACTGTGACTATTTGGAAGGAAAATCATTTTTACACTCTCACACATACTCTGGTAATCCTATTGGTTGTAGAATTGCTGTAGAAGTTTTAAAAATATTTGAAGAGGAAAAAATCTTAGAAGTTGTTGCTAAAAAGGGAGAGTATCTTAAAAAAAGAGCTACTGAACTTTTTGCTAATCATCCAAATATTGGAGAGTATAGGCAAATAGGCTTAATTGGTGCTTTGGAATTTGTAAAAAATAGAGAAACAAAAGAACTTTTTGATTCAAAAGAGAGAGCAGGTTATGAAATATATAAAATTGCTCTAAAAAAAGGAGCATTATTAAGACCTCTAGGAAATATAATCTATTTTATGCCACCATATATAATAACTGAAGAGGAAATTGATAGAATGCTTACTATTTGTAAAGAGTCTATTGATGAATATTTAGCTAATAAATCATAACATATCTATCAAATTTAGTTATCTTGCTAGGTTTAAAATAGAATATCTTTACATTTACAATCATTAAATAGGGGAATATTCAGTTCTTATTAAATAGTTCCCCTATTTTTATATAATCAAATTTCCATTTTAAAATTATTAAATCCTATTGAATTAGCATAACTAGTTCCCCATTTAACTAAAGATTCTAAAATAGGTATAAGAGTTTCTCCATGTTCAGTAAGTGTGTATTCAACTTTAGGAGGAACTACAGGATACACTTTTCTATTAATTAACTTGTCCTCTTCTAATTCACGAAGTTGCCTTGTTAACATTCTCTCATTTATACTTGGAATAAATCTTTTTAATTCACTATGTCTAGCCACTTTATTTATACTTATGTAATATAAAATAATTGGTTTCCATTTTCCCCCTACAATATCTAATGTCAATTCAAAATAACAATTATACTGTTTATCTTTTTTCATATATATCACCTTACCCTTTAACCCATTCTACTTTATATCCAATAAAAAGTAAAGTACAGACAAAAAAGACTGTACTTTACATAAAATGTATTTCTGCTTATAATATAAAAAAGAAAGTTAATTAAAGATATCAAGATACTAATAATTTTAGGGAGGGATTACTATGACAGCAGTTTTCTACATTATCGCTATATTAGCTTTAGTGGTATCATTTTTTAAAAGTAAGGAAAAAACAAAGATGGTTTTAAAGAAAGCTTGGAAATCATTTGAAAATATTATGCCACAATTTTTAGCAATAATTTTAGTAATAGGTATAATGTTATCTGTTCTTACTCCAGAACAAATTTCTAGATTTTTAGGACAAGATTCTGGAATAATGGGAGTTGTGATGGCAGCTTTTATTGGAGCAGTAACTTTGATACCAGGTTTTGTAGCTTTTCCTTTAGCTAGTGCTCTTTTACATAATGGAGCAGGAATAACTCAAATAGCAGCTTTTGTATCTACTTTAATGATGGTAGGAATAATTACTATACCTGTTGAAATAGAATATTTTGGAAAAAAAGTTACTATTATTAGAAATCTATCAGCTTTTATATTTTCATTTATTGTAGCAGGAATAATGGGAGTGATATTATGATAAAAAAATTTTTGAATAGATATAAATTTTTTGTTATTCTTTTAATAATTAATCTAATTTTACTTTTTGTGGCTCCAGAGATTGGAAAAAAATCTTTTAAGATAACTTATGATAATCTTTTAGAAATGTTAGGTGTAATTCCTCCTATTTTTATACTTTTAGGAGTTTTAGATGTATGGTTAAAAAAAGAAACTATGATTAAATATATGGGAAAAGGATCAGGAATTAAAGGATTGTTACTATCTTTTGTAATTGGTGCAACAGCAGCAGGTCCTCTTTATGCAGCCTTTCCAGTTGCTGGAATTCTTTTAAAGAAAGGAACAAGTATATTTAATGTACTTATATTTATAGGTGCATGGTCAACTATGAAAATACCTCTATTAATATTTGAATCAACTGCATTAGGTTATAATTTTTCAATGTTACGTTTAGGAATTAATATTATTGGAATTCCTTTAATTGCACTTATAATAAATCTATTTTTAAAAGAACAGGACAGAGAAGAGATATATAAATTAGCTCAAGAAAAAAATATATAATTTTTTTCTCCACTTTTTCAAGTGGAGATTTTTTATTTAATTTTAATTTGTAAAACAAGATAGACAAAACAAAAAAAATATTGTATCATGAATTATAAAATATTTATCTAATCTTTAAGGAATGTAAATTTTTATTTTGTTATTATATTAATTTTTATCTAACCTTGGAGGAATATAATTTCTTGAGCTAATTTAAGTTAATAATTTCTTATTTAGCTCTTTTTTATTAAATTTCCAAAATAAAAAGGTTGTTAAATCTAAATTTTAACAACCTTTTTTATCTGTTTTATACTTCTATTTCAATTCCATTTTTAAATACTCTTTGATTTGATGAACCTCTTAATCTCAATCTTAAATCTTTCTTTTCTATTTCAAATCTTCCATCTATTAAGTAATCTATTAACTTAACATCTATCCATTTTTCTACATCTTCCTTTAAAAAACCTGTCCATAGATAGATTTTTTTATCTGTATTTTCTTTAATAAAATGTATAAGTTCTAAAACTTCCTCACGATTTTTTTCAAAAAGAGGATCACCACCAAGAAAAGTTACATTTTTCCATCTTGAATTTAAAATCATATTTTTAATAGTTTCAAGAGTATAATCTGTTCCAATGTCATAATTCCAAGTATTTTTTGAAAAACAGCCTTTACAACCATGTGAACAACCTGCAAAATAAAAAGTTAATGTAAACCCAGTCATACTGTTAACTGGGTCATTTTCTACTATTGATATTATCTTCATAATTATTTCACATGAATTGCTCTATTTTTTATCTCTTTCATTCTACCTTCAAGAGCATGAGTTATATTGTAGTTTGAAATATATCCACAACAACGTCTTTGAATCTTCATTTTCATTCCATCTTCATTTCCACATTGTGGACATTTGTAACTAGCTGTTTTTTCATTATATGTGATCTCTCCAGTGTAACCACAATCATAACATACATCTGAAATTGTATTTACTGCAAAGTATTCAATTCCAGCATCATGAGCATATTGAATAAGTTCGATTATAGCATCACTATTATATGTTTTTCCACCATTTTCAACATACATTATATTTCCACCATTACAATATTTAATAAATGGTGCTTCTACATCTATCTTATCAAAACAATCTATTGGAAGCTCTGATGAGAAGTGGAAAGAGTTTGTATAATACTCTCTTTTTCTTAACCATTCAGGCATAATATCTCCATAGTTTTCAACATCTTTATTAAAGAATGTTGCTATTGAACTTTCAGCAGGTGTACCATAAACTGATACTGGTAACCCTGTTTCAGATTTTATTTCATCAGCTTGTTGTCTAATAGCTTTCATTATAGTCATTCCCATCTCATGTCCTGCTTGAGTTGAGATATTCTCTTTATCATCAGAAAGGATTCTTACAGCATCATCAAGTCCTAAGAAACCATATGATACAGAAGCTCTGTCTGTTTTTAATAATGCTTCTATTGTATCCTCAGGATCAAGTCTAGCAATTCCACCATATTGGAAAAGAATTGGAGCTTTTTTAGCTTGAAGATGTTTAACATTATTAAATCTTGTTTCAATAGCTTTTTTCATAAGATGTTTTCTCTTATTTAAAATTTCTAAGAATCTTTCAAGTCTATTTCCAGAAATCTTATCATGTTGCTCTTGTTTTAAAACGTCTAAAGCTATTTGAGGAACATTTAAAGTAGCTACTCCATAGTTAAATCTTCCATAGTGTTGATATTTTCCATTTTCTTGATATTCGTGGTTTACTCTTGATCTACAACCCATTCTTGCATAGTATTTACCAGCATCATAATCCTCTTTAGAATAGAATAAAATATCTGGATAATATGTATTAGCTATACATTTAGAAACTTCTCTAGTTATATAGAAATACTTGTCTCCCTCTCTTAAATTGTATCCATCTACTGCCATGTATGAAAGTTTAGGGAAGATAGCAGGTATATGCTTTTCTCCAAGTCCTGTTTGTCTTACTTTTAAGTAAGATAAAATAATTTCTTCAGACTCCCAAGAAGTAGGGATATTGAAAGTTATAGTACTAAATGGAGTTTGAGAAGCTGATCCTAAAATTGAGTTTGTTTGGTACTCAAATAATTGACAAGCATCATAAATATCCTTTGCAGTTCTTTCTTTAGCAATTGCAAATTCAACTGGTTTTTCATCTTTTAATTTTTGGTTATCAGAATCAATTTTTCCATATATTTCTTCAATCTCTTCTGGTGAAACTTTTGATAATCCAGCTTCAGTTGATAATCTATCATTATATGCTTTTACAAAATTCTTTTTAAAGTTTTTCTTAGCATATTCAGCAAAAACTTCGTTGAAATTAGGAAGTGAAACTCCTCCATATTGGCTTGCACTGATACTAGCCATTATTTGCATAGCTATATTCATTGCTGTTCCAACAGAATTAGGTTGACAAACATCAGCATTTGTTATTCTAGTTCCATTTCTAAGCATATCCTCTATATTAAATAGACAACAGTTTGTTAATTTAGTGTCAACATCTGAATCGTGCCAGTGGATAGTTTTCTTTCTATGTGCTGACCAAAGTTCCTTATCAATGTTTCTTTCAAGTATATATCTAAAATACTCTCCAGCAATTAAGTCTCTTTGTACTGATGGTAACATTGAGTTTTTATTACTGTTCTCTCTATCTCCAATATCAACTATATCAGTCATATGTCTAAATACACTGTTTGCATCTTGAAATCTTTGCTCTGCTCTTTGAGTTCTGTATGTTTGGAAAGCTTTTGCTTGTTCAAAAAGCCCATATCCACATAGAGCATAAAACACAATATCTTGTATTGACTCAACAGAGATTCTTGTGCTTCCATTTATTTTTTTCATGATGTCATCCATCATCTCACTAATTGAGACTTTTCCTAGATATTCAACCTCTTTATCTATTTTTTCAAGTACTCTTTCAATTTTATTTTTGTCGAATTCAACTATAGATCCATTTCTTTTTATAACTTCTATCTTATGCATCTAGCTGCCCCCTTCTTTTTTATTTCCATCATTATTATACAATATATTGTGATTAATTCAAATATCTTTCATATATATTGTTATTTTAAAATATGTATAATATTTATTTGACTTTTACTTGACTTCTTCAACTGCTTATAAAAGTTGAGTTCTAGGATTTATAAAAAAATTATCTATCTCCAATTTATTTTTTATATTATTACTATATATTGTGTTAGAAGAGTGTTAAATTCCTCTCTTTTATCTCTTTTAAAATTTTTTTAAAAATTTTTCTCTTGACAGATTAAAAGCCCTCTTTTTTCTCGAGGGCTTATTTTTAACACAAGTATTATTATATATTCTTATCTAAAAAAAGTCAAATACATATATCGCTTCTTATAACAATCTATATTTTTTCTCTTTTAAAGAATGTTTATTTAGAGAAATATCTATTTCTTGAATCAATCTTTTCTTATCCTCAGGTAAATTTCCTTTTAAATTTATATAATTAGAGGCATGATTAGATCTAAAAACAATATTTGAAGTTACATTTATATTTTCAATAATCAATTTTATTTCTTTTAAAATATCTATTCCATCTGCCTCCTTAAAATTCCCTTTTAACCATTCTTGATATATAGTAGTATTTTCTTCAAGCATCAAACTTAAAATTCCTACATAATCAGGCTCACATCTGCTAATAAAATTTCCTGTTGCTACTGCATGTTCTCTAAAATCTTTCTCTCCTAAAATCCCTACAATAAATGTAACAGAAGTTTTAAATCCTACTTTTTTAGCCTTTAATATTAAATCTCCTAACTCTTTTGAAGTAACTCCTTTATTTATATTTTTTAATACTTCATCACTTCCACTTTCTGCTCCTATATATAAAAGTGATATCCCATTATCTTTTATTTTTTTCAACTCATCTTCTGATTTCAATTCTAAAGATTTAGGACTAGCATATGTTGAAATTCTTTCACATTCTGGAAATATATTCTTTATATATTTTAAAATTTCTATTAATTTTTCAGTTGGAACAATCAAGGCATCTCCATCAGCTAAAAAAATTCTATTTACATACTTTGCTCTACTTCTAAAATAATCAATTTCAGCTTTTATTTGTTCAAAAGGTTTAATATGGAATTGCACTCCTTTATACATACTACAAAAACTACACTTATTATGTGAACAACCAATAGTTATTTGCAAAATTAAGCTAAAAGCTTCACTTGGTGGACGATAAAGATTACTATATGATGTTAAATCTGGTACTAACATTTTTTATTTTCTCCACTATCTTCTTTTTCTTTCTCTAACTCCTTTTCCAATCTTTTTCTCAATCTCTCTTCAAGTTCCTCATCACTTTCATCTTTCAAGGTAGGTAGAGCAAATCCTATTCTCCTAGCTGGTTTTTCTTTATCCTCTTTCTCTATTGAAGTTATTAAAAAATTTAATTGGCTAATATGTTGAATAAGTTGAGCCTCTTTTCCATCTACAAAACCATAAAAATATAAAATATCTGGGTTTTGATAACCTATATCTGTAACTGACATTATTACAGAAGAACCAAAAGATGCTAATTTTAAACCTATTTCGTGATCATCATCTAAAAAAGATTCAAACTCCTTTATCTGTTCAATTATTTTTTCATATTTCCAATCTGCCATATTATAATCACGAGAATACTCATCTGCTAAAATAGGTAAATTATCTTTTTTTCTCTTACTCATAAAATCACCTCTATAGTTTTTAGATTACTCTATTTCTACTATTGAGTTTACTATATTTTTTCTATAAATCAATAGTAATGTCTATATTTTAATACAAAATTATTTTTTTATCTCGTCTTTATTTACATAAAAATCTGATTCTAAAAATTCATTTAAAGATAAATTTAATACAACTGGAATACATTCTTCACAATCTTCGTAAAAGTATAGTACTTTTAGCAGTGGAATATACTCTTTTTCTTTTAAAAATTTTAAATATTCCCTATAATTATTTTTTAAACACTCTAAAGCTACTCTCAATTCTCTATGATGATTAAGATCTGAATATATAAATTTAGGTATGTCCACTTTTATATTTATCTTACTTTGACTCATAAATCCATCTTTTAATAAACTATGAAATTTGTACATAGCATTTACTAATTCTTGTTCTAATTTATTCTCCATTACTCTTCTCATAATAATCCCCTAGATAAAA includes:
- the bioD gene encoding dethiobiotin synthase: MKLSKGYFVIGTDTGIGKTYVSTLLFKGVSKIGGTYYKPVQSGAFEMLGELISPDVEFVCEFNKIPYNNEMTTYLLKAEVSPHLAAEIDGIEIDPEKIKSDWLDLKDKYSTVIVEGAGGLYVPIIRSKFYMYDLIKMLEIPIILVSSNRVGSINHTMMTINCLKNLGIKIQGIIFNKIEKNYDRTGYENDNIKIIQEMSGIKNMMLLDFEQDHFDQDELIRFLELREEEK
- a CDS encoding helix-turn-helix domain-containing protein; amino-acid sequence: MKKDKQYNCYFELTLDIVGGKWKPIILYYISINKVARHSELKRFIPSINERMLTRQLRELEEDKLINRKVYPVVPPKVEYTLTEHGETLIPILESLVKWGTSYANSIGFNNFKMEI
- a CDS encoding radical SAM protein, with amino-acid sequence MLVPDLTSYSNLYRPPSEAFSLILQITIGCSHNKCSFCSMYKGVQFHIKPFEQIKAEIDYFRSRAKYVNRIFLADGDALIVPTEKLIEILKYIKNIFPECERISTYASPKSLELKSEDELKKIKDNGISLLYIGAESGSDEVLKNINKGVTSKELGDLILKAKKVGFKTSVTFIVGILGEKDFREHAVATGNFISRCEPDYVGILSLMLEENTTIYQEWLKGNFKEADGIDILKEIKLIIENINVTSNIVFRSNHASNYINLKGNLPEDKKRLIQEIDISLNKHSLKEKKYRLL
- a CDS encoding permease yields the protein MIKKFLNRYKFFVILLIINLILLFVAPEIGKKSFKITYDNLLEMLGVIPPIFILLGVLDVWLKKETMIKYMGKGSGIKGLLLSFVIGATAAGPLYAAFPVAGILLKKGTSIFNVLIFIGAWSTMKIPLLIFESTALGYNFSMLRLGINIIGIPLIALIINLFLKEQDREEIYKLAQEKNI
- the bioA gene encoding adenosylmethionine--8-amino-7-oxononanoate transaminase; the encoded protein is MKELTELQQKDLQYIFHPCSQMKDYENLPPMVIKKAKGIYLEDELGNKYMDCVSSWWVNLFGHCNDRINKVIWEQINNLEHVLFVNFSHEPAIELVERLHKVVPKGIDKFLFADNGSSSIEMALKLSFQYHQQTGAKEKKKFISLANAYHGETIGALGVGDVDIFTSTYRPLIKEGIKAKGPDCFYCPFKKNFDCCEAECFNDMENIIENNHKEIAAVIIEPMVQGAAGMKIYSSKYIKKLREITQKYNIHLIADEIAMGFGRTGKMFAMEHAEVSPDIMCMAKGLSAGYYPMSIIGITNEIYDAFYCDYLEGKSFLHSHTYSGNPIGCRIAVEVLKIFEEEKILEVVAKKGEYLKKRATELFANHPNIGEYRQIGLIGALEFVKNRETKELFDSKERAGYEIYKIALKKGALLRPLGNIIYFMPPYIITEEEIDRMLTICKESIDEYLANKS
- the nrdG gene encoding anaerobic ribonucleoside-triphosphate reductase activating protein, whose product is MKIISIVENDPVNSMTGFTLTFYFAGCSHGCKGCFSKNTWNYDIGTDYTLETIKNMILNSRWKNVTFLGGDPLFEKNREEVLELIHFIKENTDKKIYLWTGFLKEDVEKWIDVKLIDYLIDGRFEIEKKDLRLRLRGSSNQRVFKNGIEIEV
- a CDS encoding DUF6173 family protein, with the translated sequence MSKRKKDNLPILADEYSRDYNMADWKYEKIIEQIKEFESFLDDDHEIGLKLASFGSSVIMSVTDIGYQNPDILYFYGFVDGKEAQLIQHISQLNFLITSIEKEDKEKPARRIGFALPTLKDESDEELEERLRKRLEKELEKEKEDSGENKKC
- the bioB gene encoding biotin synthase BioB encodes the protein MKNFIKKLKKKILLGKKIDFEEAKELIEIKIDDSESLNELFSSANEIREKFCGNSFDLCTIINAKSGKCSEDCKYCAQSSHFKTNASIYPLVSENKALEEAKKVEIEGAHRFSLVTSGKGVLNNSDELKKLENIYKKLKNDTTLSLCASHGICSKEVLLKLKEAGVTTYHHNLEACKDFYPNICSTHTHEDRINTVLAAKEVGLKVCSGGILGLGETPVDRIKLAFELRELDVDSVPINILTPIPGTPLENSQEIEPLELVKTMAVFRFILPNKALRYAGGRVKLKEYQSLGIKAGINSALTGNFLTTTGNTIESDKKMIKGEGYEIK
- a CDS encoding WYL domain-containing protein, translated to MEKKIRVTLPKNIVKILESDYETFKITKNYLLNYIFENMRDEILNEDITFEGEKEIIQFNLNKKNYKDYYDFLCEKNIQVEADFFRKLIYKYANQSKKNRETFIFKTIIEKLEIGIKERRKTKIHFKDNREVTILPFFIGSSKLELANYLFCYDFLEEDYKNYHIHNMDTIFITREIKEWENMEFVEKVILNFDPFLSQDKKIKAILTTEGEKILKLLNINRPEIISKNNNFYEFQCSEEKAKRYFTYFLDEIEIIEPKSLREWFKIKYTNAYKKYNKL
- a CDS encoding permease, whose protein sequence is MTAVFYIIAILALVVSFFKSKEKTKMVLKKAWKSFENIMPQFLAIILVIGIMLSVLTPEQISRFLGQDSGIMGVVMAAFIGAVTLIPGFVAFPLASALLHNGAGITQIAAFVSTLMMVGIITIPVEIEYFGKKVTIIRNLSAFIFSFIVAGIMGVIL
- the nrdD gene encoding anaerobic ribonucleoside-triphosphate reductase, translating into MHKIEVIKRNGSIVEFDKNKIERVLEKIDKEVEYLGKVSISEMMDDIMKKINGSTRISVESIQDIVFYALCGYGLFEQAKAFQTYRTQRAEQRFQDANSVFRHMTDIVDIGDRENSNKNSMLPSVQRDLIAGEYFRYILERNIDKELWSAHRKKTIHWHDSDVDTKLTNCCLFNIEDMLRNGTRITNADVCQPNSVGTAMNIAMQIMASISASQYGGVSLPNFNEVFAEYAKKNFKKNFVKAYNDRLSTEAGLSKVSPEEIEEIYGKIDSDNQKLKDEKPVEFAIAKERTAKDIYDACQLFEYQTNSILGSASQTPFSTITFNIPTSWESEEIILSYLKVRQTGLGEKHIPAIFPKLSYMAVDGYNLREGDKYFYITREVSKCIANTYYPDILFYSKEDYDAGKYYARMGCRSRVNHEYQENGKYQHYGRFNYGVATLNVPQIALDVLKQEQHDKISGNRLERFLEILNKRKHLMKKAIETRFNNVKHLQAKKAPILFQYGGIARLDPEDTIEALLKTDRASVSYGFLGLDDAVRILSDDKENISTQAGHEMGMTIMKAIRQQADEIKSETGLPVSVYGTPAESSIATFFNKDVENYGDIMPEWLRKREYYTNSFHFSSELPIDCFDKIDVEAPFIKYCNGGNIMYVENGGKTYNSDAIIELIQYAHDAGIEYFAVNTISDVCYDCGYTGEITYNEKTASYKCPQCGNEDGMKMKIQRRCCGYISNYNITHALEGRMKEIKNRAIHVK